The following are encoded together in the Streptomyces sp. NBC_00341 genome:
- a CDS encoding RNA polymerase sigma factor translates to MSHRSAAGPPTGGPPSPRSGSDHLEVAPVQTRTVSKTEHVAAIPAQHRAVRHPEAAADPPRPGPSDAAGSPEAVMEESAELPEPPAPRGRPDTGGPSSDLFRQYLREIGRIPLLTAADEVELARSVEAGLFAEERLARTPDPDTRLAVDLDRLVVMGRMAKRRLIEANLRLVVSVAKRFVGRGLTMLDLVQEGNLGLIRAVEKFDYARGYKFSTYATWWIRQAMSRALADQARTIRVPVHVVELINRVVRVQRRMLQERGYEPTHEEVAAQLDLTPERVGEVLRLAQEPVSLHAPVGEEDDVSLGDLIEDGDAASPVESAAFLLLREHLEVVLSTLNERERKVVQLRYGLADGRPRTLEEIGRIFGVTRERIRQIESKTLNKLRDHAFADQLRGYLD, encoded by the coding sequence CTGAGTCATCGGAGCGCGGCCGGCCCACCGACCGGTGGTCCTCCATCCCCGCGGTCCGGCAGCGATCACCTGGAGGTCGCCCCCGTGCAGACCCGGACCGTGAGCAAGACCGAGCATGTCGCGGCCATTCCCGCGCAGCACCGGGCCGTACGTCATCCGGAGGCCGCGGCGGACCCGCCGCGACCCGGCCCCTCCGACGCGGCCGGTTCACCCGAGGCGGTCATGGAGGAGTCGGCGGAGCTGCCCGAGCCCCCGGCGCCGCGTGGCCGGCCGGACACCGGCGGGCCGTCCTCCGACCTGTTCCGGCAGTACCTGCGGGAGATCGGCCGCATCCCGCTGCTCACCGCCGCCGACGAGGTGGAGCTCGCCCGCAGCGTCGAGGCCGGGCTGTTCGCGGAGGAGCGCCTCGCCCGCACCCCGGACCCCGACACCCGCCTCGCCGTGGACCTGGACCGCCTCGTCGTCATGGGGCGGATGGCCAAACGCCGCCTCATCGAGGCCAACCTGCGTCTTGTCGTCTCCGTGGCCAAGCGCTTCGTCGGGCGCGGACTGACCATGCTCGACCTGGTCCAGGAGGGAAACCTCGGACTGATCCGGGCCGTCGAGAAGTTCGACTACGCCCGCGGCTACAAGTTCTCGACGTACGCGACCTGGTGGATCCGCCAAGCCATGTCCCGCGCGCTGGCCGACCAGGCGCGCACCATAAGGGTCCCGGTCCACGTCGTCGAACTGATCAACCGCGTCGTACGGGTGCAGCGCCGGATGCTCCAGGAACGGGGCTACGAACCGACGCACGAGGAGGTCGCCGCCCAGCTCGACCTGACCCCCGAGCGGGTGGGCGAGGTGCTGCGGCTGGCCCAGGAACCCGTCTCCCTGCACGCCCCGGTCGGGGAGGAGGACGACGTCTCGCTGGGCGATCTGATCGAGGACGGCGACGCCGCGTCCCCCGTCGAGTCCGCCGCGTTCCTGCTGCTGCGCGAACACCTGGAAGTGGTGCTCTCCACGCTCAACGAGCGCGAGCGGAAGGTGGTCCAGCTGCGGTACGGGCTGGCAGACGGCCGGCCCCGCACGCTTGAGGAGATCGGCCGGATCTTCGGCGTGACCCGCGAACGCATCCGCCAGATCGAGTCCAAGACCCTCAACAAGCTCCGGGACCACGCCTTCGCCGACCAGCTCCGCGGCTACCTCGACTGA
- the dnaG gene encoding DNA primase has protein sequence MAGRINDDDVKAVRDAVPIDAVVSEYLQLRNAGGGNLKGLCPFHDEKSPSFQVSPSKGLFHCFGCQEGGDTIAFVMKIDHLQFSEVVERLAAKAGITLRYEEGGYNPSHQRGERIRLVEAHKAAAQFYVEQLDGPEAEIGRKFLAERGFDQAAAAHFGVGYSPAGWDHLTRYLRGKGFSDKELIASGISQDGRRGPIDRFRGRLMWPISDTAGDIVGFGARKLRDDDNGPKYLNTPETAIYKKSQVLYGIDLAKKDIAKASRAVVVEGYTDVMACHLAGITTAIATCGTAFGGDHIKILRRLLMDNGSARVIFTFDGDAAGQKAALRAFEDDQKFAAETYIAIAPDNMDPCDLRLAKGDEAVRDLVEPRTPLFEFALRQIVGRYDLETPAGRAAALDEAAPVVAKIKTGSVQREVAVQLAGFVGILDQEYVVHRVNQLAQWARSRGGDQRGPARPASRAGAQHQQNQPPAGPSGPSGPALNLRSPAHRTERELLKLALQKPALVSPAFDAYGVDEFTAPPYAAVRQCIAEAGGAELGVPETREYLVQVLDATPNETVRKLVTELAVEVFHGKSIDEAYAGEHLVKVRLRAVDRRIDDVQGSLARLGSNVAPDHLAAAQNEVWVLQQYAQSLRNSGADAL, from the coding sequence GTGGCAGGCAGGATCAATGACGACGACGTGAAGGCGGTACGGGACGCGGTCCCGATCGACGCCGTCGTTTCCGAGTACCTCCAGCTGCGCAACGCGGGCGGTGGAAACCTCAAGGGCCTGTGCCCCTTCCACGACGAGAAGTCCCCCTCCTTCCAGGTCAGTCCCAGCAAGGGTCTCTTCCACTGCTTCGGCTGCCAGGAGGGCGGCGACACGATCGCCTTCGTGATGAAGATCGATCACCTCCAGTTCTCCGAGGTGGTCGAGCGGCTCGCCGCCAAGGCCGGCATCACCCTGCGGTACGAGGAGGGCGGGTACAACCCCTCCCACCAGCGCGGCGAGCGGATCAGGCTGGTCGAGGCGCACAAGGCGGCCGCCCAGTTCTACGTCGAGCAGCTGGACGGCCCCGAGGCCGAGATCGGCCGCAAGTTCCTCGCCGAGCGCGGCTTCGACCAGGCCGCCGCCGCCCACTTCGGCGTCGGCTACAGCCCGGCCGGCTGGGACCACCTCACCCGCTACCTGCGCGGCAAGGGCTTCAGCGACAAGGAGCTGATCGCCTCCGGCATCTCCCAGGACGGCAGGCGCGGCCCCATCGACCGCTTCCGCGGCCGGCTGATGTGGCCGATCAGCGACACCGCGGGAGACATCGTCGGCTTCGGCGCCCGCAAACTGCGCGACGACGACAACGGCCCGAAGTACCTCAACACCCCAGAGACCGCGATCTACAAGAAGTCCCAGGTGCTGTACGGCATCGACCTGGCCAAGAAGGACATCGCGAAGGCCAGCCGGGCCGTCGTCGTCGAGGGCTACACCGACGTGATGGCCTGCCACCTCGCCGGGATCACCACCGCCATCGCCACCTGCGGCACCGCGTTCGGCGGCGACCACATCAAGATCCTGCGCCGCCTCCTGATGGACAACGGCAGCGCCCGGGTGATCTTCACCTTCGACGGCGACGCGGCGGGCCAGAAGGCCGCCCTGCGCGCCTTCGAGGACGACCAGAAGTTCGCCGCCGAGACCTACATCGCGATCGCCCCGGACAACATGGACCCCTGCGATCTGCGCCTCGCCAAGGGTGACGAGGCCGTCCGCGACCTGGTGGAGCCCCGCACCCCGCTCTTCGAGTTCGCGCTCCGCCAGATCGTCGGCCGCTACGACCTGGAGACCCCGGCCGGCCGCGCCGCCGCGCTCGACGAGGCCGCCCCCGTCGTCGCCAAGATCAAGACGGGCAGCGTGCAGCGCGAGGTCGCCGTCCAGCTGGCCGGCTTCGTCGGCATCCTGGACCAGGAGTACGTCGTGCACCGGGTCAACCAGCTCGCCCAGTGGGCCCGGAGCCGGGGCGGCGACCAGCGCGGACCCGCGCGCCCCGCCTCTCGCGCCGGAGCCCAGCACCAGCAGAACCAGCCCCCCGCCGGACCCTCGGGCCCCTCCGGCCCCGCGCTCAACCTCCGCAGTCCGGCCCACCGCACCGAGCGCGAGCTGCTCAAGCTCGCCCTGCAGAAGCCCGCCCTGGTCTCCCCGGCCTTCGATGCCTACGGGGTGGACGAGTTCACCGCCCCGCCGTACGCCGCGGTCCGCCAGTGCATCGCGGAGGCGGGCGGCGCCGAGCTGGGCGTCCCCGAGACCCGCGAGTACCTCGTCCAGGTGCTCGACGCGACGCCCAACGAAACGGTGCGCAAGCTGGTCACCGAGCTGGCGGTCGAGGTCTTCCACGGCAAGTCCATCGACGAGGCCTACGCGGGCGAACACCTGGTCAAGGTCCGGCTGCGGGCCGTCGACCGCCGGATCGACGACGTCCAGGGCAGCCTTGCCCGGCTCGGCAGCAATGTCGCCCCGGACCACCTGGCCGCCGCGCAGAACGAGGTCTGGGTCCTCCAGCAGTACGCCCAGTCCCTGCGCAACAGCGGAGCCGACGCGCTCTGA
- a CDS encoding NAD(P)/FAD-dependent oxidoreductase: MVDAHRTFVIVGGGLAGAKAAETLRSAGFSGRVILIGDERDHPYERPPLSKGYLAGKEERDSVFVHETAWYAGADIELHLGQPVTVLNRDARSVELGDGTVIHYDKLLLATGAEPRRLDIPGTDLAGVHHLRRLAHSDRLRNVLAALGRDNGHLVIAGAGWIGLEVAAAARGYGAEVTVVEPEATPLLKVIGPELGQLFTDLHSDHGVRFHFGGRLTEIVGQDGMVLAVRTDDGEEHPAHDVLAAIGAAPRSALAEAAGLDIAPRAQGGGIAVDASLRTSDPHIYAAGDVANVDHPGLGARLRVEHWANALNSGPAAARAMLGQEVSYDRVPYFFSDQYDLGLEYSGWAPPGSYDQVVIRGDAGKREFIAFWLKDGKVLAGMNVNVWDVTDTVQELIKAGQPVDPDALADPSVPLESLI, encoded by the coding sequence GTGGTCGACGCACATCGGACGTTCGTCATTGTCGGCGGAGGGCTGGCCGGAGCGAAGGCGGCGGAGACGCTCCGCTCGGCTGGATTCAGCGGCCGGGTCATCCTGATCGGTGATGAGCGCGACCATCCCTACGAACGCCCGCCGCTCTCCAAGGGGTACCTGGCCGGCAAGGAGGAACGCGACAGCGTCTTCGTCCACGAGACGGCCTGGTACGCGGGGGCCGACATCGAGCTCCACCTCGGCCAGCCCGTCACCGTACTGAACCGCGACGCCCGCTCCGTGGAGCTCGGCGACGGCACCGTCATCCACTACGACAAGCTGCTCCTGGCCACCGGCGCAGAGCCGCGCCGCCTCGACATCCCCGGCACGGACCTGGCGGGCGTCCACCACCTGCGCCGCCTCGCCCACTCCGACCGGCTGCGCAACGTACTGGCCGCGCTCGGCCGCGACAACGGCCACCTGGTGATCGCCGGAGCCGGCTGGATCGGCCTGGAGGTCGCGGCGGCGGCCCGCGGATACGGCGCCGAGGTCACCGTCGTCGAACCGGAGGCGACCCCCCTGCTGAAGGTCATCGGCCCCGAGCTGGGCCAGCTCTTCACCGACCTGCACAGCGACCACGGCGTCCGCTTCCACTTCGGCGGCCGGCTCACCGAGATCGTCGGCCAGGACGGCATGGTGCTCGCGGTCCGCACCGACGACGGCGAGGAGCACCCCGCCCACGACGTCCTCGCCGCGATCGGAGCCGCCCCGCGCTCCGCCCTCGCGGAGGCCGCCGGACTCGACATCGCCCCGCGCGCCCAGGGCGGCGGCATCGCCGTGGACGCCTCGCTGCGCACCAGCGACCCGCACATCTACGCCGCCGGTGACGTCGCCAACGTCGACCACCCGGGGCTCGGCGCCCGGCTGCGGGTGGAGCACTGGGCCAACGCGCTGAACAGCGGTCCGGCGGCGGCCCGCGCCATGCTCGGCCAGGAGGTCTCCTACGACCGGGTGCCGTACTTCTTCTCCGACCAGTACGACCTCGGCCTGGAGTACTCGGGCTGGGCCCCGCCCGGCAGCTACGACCAGGTGGTGATCCGCGGCGACGCGGGCAAGCGCGAGTTCATCGCGTTCTGGCTGAAGGACGGCAAGGTGCTCGCCGGGATGAACGTGAACGTGTGGGACGTCACCGACACCGTGCAGGAGCTGATCAAGGCCGGTCAGCCGGTCGACCCGGACGCGCTGGCCGATCCGTCGGTGCCGCTGGAGTCACTGATCTGA
- a CDS encoding deoxyguanosinetriphosphate triphosphohydrolase, with the protein MDGTHGTHGTDHSRRTTHPHGTHASDTAPYGAADAERWDTEEDKRPGRTAFQRDRARVLHSAALRRLAGKTQVVTPGTRSFAWDASPRTRLTHSLECAQVGRELGAALGCDPDLVETACLSHDMGHPPFGHNGEQALNDFASDCGGFEGNAQSLRLLTRLEPKRFVPDPRTGELVSVGLNLTRAALDAATKYPWPRGAHPTDPGSPKFGVYEDDLPVFDWFRQGAPQDRKCFEAQVMDWSDDVAYSVHDFEDGLHAGHIDPNCLDAEPERQEIWRVAIGRYVPADTDPQELSDALDRLMGQDWWPHGYDGSAVAQARLKDATSQLIGRFCLAAETGTRKAYGTGRLGRYGAELVVPREARNECAVLKAVADRYVMQRAEQEAIRADQRIVIAELAAALTARAPEGLEPQLRALYEAAPDDRARKRVLVDQIAALTDASARTLHQSLGAPGR; encoded by the coding sequence ATGGACGGCACGCACGGCACGCACGGCACGGACCACTCCCGGCGCACGACCCACCCGCACGGCACGCACGCATCGGACACGGCGCCCTACGGCGCCGCCGACGCCGAGCGCTGGGACACCGAGGAGGACAAGAGGCCCGGCCGCACCGCCTTCCAGCGCGACCGCGCCCGGGTGCTCCACTCCGCCGCGCTGCGCAGGCTCGCCGGGAAGACCCAGGTGGTCACCCCCGGCACCCGCAGCTTCGCCTGGGACGCCAGCCCCCGCACCCGGCTCACCCACTCCCTGGAGTGCGCCCAGGTCGGCCGCGAACTCGGCGCCGCACTCGGCTGCGACCCCGACCTGGTCGAGACGGCCTGCCTCTCCCACGACATGGGCCACCCGCCCTTCGGCCACAACGGTGAGCAGGCGCTCAACGACTTCGCCTCCGACTGCGGCGGATTCGAGGGGAACGCCCAGTCGCTGCGGCTGCTGACCCGGCTCGAACCGAAGCGGTTCGTGCCCGACCCGCGTACCGGCGAGCTGGTCAGCGTCGGGCTCAACCTGACCCGCGCCGCCCTCGACGCCGCCACCAAATACCCCTGGCCCCGGGGCGCCCACCCCACCGACCCCGGCTCACCGAAGTTCGGCGTGTACGAGGACGACCTGCCGGTCTTCGACTGGTTCCGCCAGGGCGCCCCGCAGGACCGCAAGTGCTTCGAGGCCCAGGTGATGGACTGGTCCGACGACGTGGCGTACTCCGTCCACGACTTCGAGGACGGCCTGCACGCCGGCCACATCGACCCCAACTGCCTGGACGCCGAGCCGGAACGCCAGGAGATCTGGCGGGTCGCCATCGGACGGTACGTCCCCGCGGACACCGACCCGCAGGAGCTGTCCGACGCGCTGGACCGGCTCATGGGCCAGGACTGGTGGCCGCACGGCTACGACGGCTCCGCCGTCGCCCAGGCCCGGCTGAAGGACGCCACGAGCCAGCTGATCGGCCGGTTCTGCCTCGCCGCGGAGACCGGCACCCGCAAGGCGTACGGCACCGGCCGGCTCGGCAGATACGGCGCCGAGCTCGTCGTGCCCCGCGAGGCCCGCAACGAATGCGCGGTGCTCAAGGCGGTCGCCGACCGCTACGTCATGCAGCGCGCCGAACAGGAGGCGATCCGCGCCGACCAGCGGATCGTCATCGCGGAACTGGCCGCGGCCCTGACCGCCCGCGCGCCCGAGGGCCTTGAGCCCCAGCTGCGCGCACTGTACGAGGCCGCGCCCGACGACCGCGCCCGCAAGCGCGTCCTGGTCGACCAGATCGCCGCCCTGACCGACGCGTCGGCCCGTACCCTGCACCAGTCGCTCGGCGCGCCCGGCCGATGA
- a CDS encoding sirohydrochlorin chelatase: MTEPAPERPEEPLPLDSTSQLLSRITAQLDTQLSLVSLNGTRRPMHRTRHQPAPGGANPLIPPAPALVAVAHGSRDPQALHTVTRLLDRVRELRPGLDVRLGHIELNAPLLPETLEALGEGEAVLVPLLLGRGYHVKQDIPEAVAGAPALRTRTAAPLGPHPLLVEALHGRLTEAGWRPGDDGSRNSAVVLAAAGSRDPESAADTRRTAHLLSERLGGVPVVPAYASAATPGVPAALRALAARGRRRVAVAGYFTAPGRFASAASRDAPWIAAAPLGAHPAMARLLLHRYDQARAAGVPADETPMNIHFLASA, encoded by the coding sequence ATGACGGAGCCGGCACCCGAACGCCCTGAGGAACCCCTGCCCCTCGACAGCACGTCGCAACTGCTGAGCCGCATCACCGCACAGCTCGACACCCAGCTCAGCCTCGTCTCCCTGAACGGAACCCGACGGCCCATGCACCGCACCCGGCACCAGCCCGCACCGGGCGGCGCGAACCCACTGATCCCGCCCGCCCCCGCCCTGGTCGCCGTCGCGCACGGCAGCCGGGACCCGCAGGCGCTGCACACGGTGACCCGGCTGCTCGACCGGGTGCGGGAGCTGCGGCCGGGCCTCGACGTCCGGCTCGGGCACATCGAGCTCAACGCACCCCTCCTACCGGAGACCCTGGAGGCACTGGGTGAAGGCGAGGCAGTCCTGGTGCCGCTGCTGCTGGGGCGCGGGTACCACGTCAAGCAGGACATCCCGGAAGCCGTCGCCGGCGCCCCGGCCCTGCGCACCAGGACCGCCGCACCGCTCGGGCCGCACCCGTTGCTGGTCGAGGCGCTGCACGGCCGGCTCACCGAGGCGGGGTGGCGGCCCGGGGACGACGGGAGCCGCAACAGCGCGGTGGTCCTCGCCGCCGCCGGTTCGCGCGATCCCGAATCGGCCGCCGACACCCGCCGCACCGCGCACCTGCTCAGCGAACGGCTCGGCGGGGTGCCCGTCGTTCCGGCGTACGCCTCCGCCGCGACGCCCGGCGTCCCGGCCGCCCTGCGCGCGCTGGCCGCCCGGGGCCGCCGGCGGGTCGCCGTCGCCGGGTACTTCACCGCCCCCGGACGCTTCGCCTCGGCCGCGTCCCGGGACGCGCCGTGGATCGCCGCCGCCCCGCTCGGCGCGCACCCGGCGATGGCCCGGCTGCTGCTGCACCGCTACGACCAGGCACGGGCGGCCGGAGTCCCGGCAGACGAAACTCCGATGAACATACATTTCCTGGCATCCGCCTGA
- a CDS encoding Cof-type HAD-IIB family hydrolase produces the protein MIASDLDGTLLRNDGTLSPRTLRALRAAEGAGAEIVIVTARPPRFVDRLAEVTGLVGTAVCSNGAMVYDIATRTVVSSRLLSLVTARRVVTALAAALPEVGFALETGNQVLYEPAFRMRFAEDGAEIPVPSLADLWLTEAPVTKLLAWSDRLDADTLLAAARPGAGSDVQLTHSGGHGLLEISARGVTKAGTLAMLCAGRGIEAAEVIAFGDMPNDLTVLDWAGTGYAMANAHPAVLAAVPVHTVSNEEDGVAHVIERLLAEAATGAFHGAEDADAAADAV, from the coding sequence CTGATCGCCTCGGATCTCGACGGCACACTGCTGCGCAACGACGGCACGCTCTCACCCCGCACCCTGCGCGCCCTGCGCGCGGCCGAGGGTGCCGGGGCGGAGATCGTCATCGTCACCGCCCGCCCGCCCCGGTTCGTCGACCGGCTCGCGGAGGTCACCGGCCTCGTCGGTACGGCGGTGTGCAGCAACGGCGCCATGGTGTACGACATCGCCACCCGCACCGTCGTCTCCTCCCGCCTCCTGTCCCTGGTCACCGCCCGGCGGGTGGTCACCGCACTGGCCGCCGCGCTGCCCGAGGTGGGCTTCGCCCTGGAGACCGGCAACCAGGTGCTGTACGAACCGGCCTTCCGGATGCGGTTCGCCGAGGACGGCGCCGAGATACCCGTACCCTCCCTCGCCGACCTGTGGCTCACCGAGGCCCCCGTCACCAAGCTGCTCGCCTGGTCGGACCGGCTCGACGCGGACACCCTGCTGGCGGCGGCCCGGCCCGGCGCCGGCAGCGACGTACAGCTGACCCACTCGGGCGGGCACGGGCTGCTGGAGATCAGCGCGCGGGGCGTCACCAAGGCCGGCACCCTGGCGATGCTGTGCGCCGGACGGGGCATCGAAGCGGCCGAGGTCATCGCCTTCGGTGACATGCCCAACGACCTCACCGTCCTCGACTGGGCCGGCACCGGCTACGCCATGGCCAACGCCCACCCGGCCGTGCTGGCCGCCGTACCGGTGCACACCGTCAGCAACGAGGAGGACGGCGTCGCCCACGTCATCGAACGGCTGCTGGCCGAAGCCGCGACCGGCGCCTTCCACGGAGCGGAGGACGCCGACGCCGCGGCCGACGCCGTCTGA
- a CDS encoding vancomycin high temperature exclusion protein, which translates to MRLERRGAEADGRGRLARTAARLRTWLPRSRRGRRRAVQGVMVACVLGLAPATWMHSVADARVRTAADAPARQVAVVFGAGLWDGKPSPYLANRLRAAAELYRDKKVKVVLVTGDNSRVEYDEPDAMRTFLVRHGVPDNRIVSDFAGFDTWDSCVRAKKIFGVDRALLVTQGFHVRRAIALCRAAGIDAYGVGVDAKHDATWYYGGTREIAAAGKAALDALFKPDPHFLGPREPGVETALAADAR; encoded by the coding sequence ATGCGGCTGGAACGACGCGGAGCAGAGGCGGACGGCCGGGGCAGGCTCGCGAGAACGGCAGCCCGGCTGCGGACCTGGCTGCCACGGAGCCGGCGCGGGCGGCGGCGGGCCGTACAGGGGGTGATGGTTGCCTGTGTGCTGGGCCTGGCGCCCGCCACCTGGATGCACTCGGTCGCGGACGCCCGGGTCAGGACGGCGGCGGACGCGCCCGCGCGGCAGGTCGCCGTGGTGTTCGGGGCGGGGCTGTGGGACGGGAAGCCGTCCCCGTACCTGGCGAACCGGCTGCGGGCCGCGGCGGAGCTGTACCGGGACAAGAAGGTGAAGGTCGTGCTGGTGACCGGCGACAACAGCCGGGTGGAGTACGACGAGCCGGACGCGATGCGCACGTTCCTGGTCCGGCACGGGGTGCCGGACAACAGGATCGTCAGCGACTTCGCGGGCTTCGACACCTGGGACTCCTGCGTCCGGGCCAAGAAGATCTTCGGGGTGGACCGGGCCCTGCTGGTCACCCAGGGCTTCCATGTCCGGCGGGCGATCGCGCTGTGCCGGGCGGCGGGTATCGACGCGTACGGCGTCGGGGTCGACGCCAAGCACGACGCGACCTGGTACTACGGCGGGACACGGGAGATCGCCGCGGCCGGGAAGGCCGCCCTGGACGCGCTGTTCAAGCCCGACCCGCACTTCCTGGGCCCTCGGGAGCCGGGAGTGGAAACGGCCCTCGCGGCGGATGCGCGGTGA
- a CDS encoding NADPH-dependent FMN reductase produces the protein MDLTTAETTAATTPAGADSATDGASADAPLKVAVILASNREGRFAPVVADWFRFRTDAHPGIETDLLDVAALDLPTALSYRPGPEDQALLADVSARLAAADAFVVVTPEYNHSYPAPLKNLIDWHHAEWQAKPVAFVSYGGVSGGLRAVEHLRQVFAELHSVSIRDTVSFHNAGALFDDEGRHKDPAGADAAAKSLLDQLVWWGRALREAKKARPYGS, from the coding sequence ATGGACCTCACCACAGCCGAAACCACTGCCGCCACCACACCCGCCGGCGCGGACAGCGCCACCGACGGAGCCTCGGCCGATGCCCCGCTGAAGGTCGCGGTCATCCTCGCCAGCAACCGCGAGGGCCGCTTCGCGCCGGTCGTCGCCGACTGGTTCCGCTTCCGCACCGACGCCCACCCCGGCATCGAGACCGACCTGCTCGACGTCGCCGCACTCGACCTGCCGACCGCCCTCTCGTACCGCCCCGGCCCCGAGGACCAGGCCCTGCTGGCCGATGTCTCGGCCCGGCTGGCGGCCGCCGACGCCTTCGTCGTCGTCACCCCCGAGTACAACCACTCCTACCCGGCCCCGCTCAAGAACCTGATCGACTGGCACCACGCCGAGTGGCAGGCCAAGCCCGTCGCCTTCGTCTCCTACGGCGGGGTCTCCGGCGGGCTGCGCGCGGTCGAGCACCTGCGGCAGGTCTTCGCCGAGCTGCACAGCGTCTCGATCCGCGACACCGTCTCCTTCCACAACGCAGGCGCGCTGTTCGACGACGAGGGCAGACACAAGGACCCGGCCGGTGCGGACGCCGCCGCGAAGTCGCTGCTCGACCAGCTGGTGTGGTGGGGCCGGGCCCTGCGGGAGGCGAAGAAGGCACGGCCGTACGGCAGCTGA
- a CDS encoding aminotransferase class IV, translated as MTTPAAAPVPYAEFDGHPATEDDLRTAAFFTYGHFTAMQVREGRVRGLRLHLDRLGSANRALFELPLDGGRVRELIRHALRGAGVADGSVRVHGFLPPGATATTVMVTVRGPARLPAEPKSMMSVPYARAVPHLKRPGEFGQTYYGNLASRAGFDDALLTLPDGSVTEGAFTNIGFWDGDSVVWPQAPALLGTTMALLEQEFPGAGIRSRRSAVTLDGLAAYRSAFVTNSQGIAPVRRVDDTAFVVDEELMTRLAAAYGRAPWDTV; from the coding sequence ATGACGACGCCAGCAGCCGCACCGGTCCCGTACGCCGAGTTCGACGGACATCCGGCCACCGAGGACGATCTGCGGACAGCCGCCTTCTTCACCTACGGCCACTTCACCGCCATGCAGGTCAGGGAGGGCCGGGTACGCGGACTCCGGCTGCACCTGGACCGGCTGGGCAGCGCGAACCGGGCACTCTTCGAACTCCCGCTGGACGGCGGGCGGGTACGTGAACTGATCCGGCACGCGCTACGGGGCGCGGGGGTCGCGGACGGCTCGGTGCGGGTGCACGGATTCCTGCCGCCGGGCGCGACCGCGACGACCGTCATGGTCACGGTGCGCGGGCCGGCGAGGCTGCCCGCAGAGCCGAAGAGCATGATGTCGGTGCCGTACGCGCGTGCCGTGCCGCACCTCAAGCGCCCCGGCGAGTTCGGCCAGACGTACTACGGGAATCTCGCCTCCCGCGCGGGCTTCGACGATGCGCTGCTGACCCTGCCGGACGGCTCGGTGACCGAGGGGGCGTTCACCAACATCGGTTTCTGGGACGGCGATTCGGTCGTCTGGCCCCAGGCCCCCGCGCTGCTCGGCACCACCATGGCACTGCTGGAGCAGGAGTTCCCCGGTGCCGGGATCCGGTCGCGGCGGAGTGCGGTGACGCTGGACGGGCTGGCGGCCTACCGGTCGGCGTTCGTCACCAACTCGCAGGGCATCGCGCCGGTCCGGCGGGTCGATGACACCGCGTTCGTGGTGGACGAGGAGCTGATGACGCGGCTGGCGGCGGCTTATGGGAGGGCGCCCTGGGACACCGTCTGA
- a CDS encoding DUF5990 family protein: MQIHIEGSRLPGRVCGPGGDFDGYENIHVGVQRKDRPGELLGLLPGDAPSASWTLDCTAAATADGVEISGPYVQNRLGGRFVHLSWGTVDENGLFSMFRRAKLMFSDIEADTLRAAARSGHLTARLPLSDAKGQPLCARVRPPVVEWSATAPE, translated from the coding sequence ATGCAGATCCACATCGAGGGCTCACGCCTGCCCGGCCGCGTCTGCGGGCCCGGCGGCGATTTCGACGGGTACGAGAACATCCACGTGGGCGTCCAGCGCAAGGACCGGCCCGGCGAACTCCTCGGGCTGCTTCCGGGCGACGCCCCTTCCGCCTCCTGGACCCTGGACTGCACGGCCGCCGCCACCGCGGACGGGGTCGAGATCAGCGGGCCGTACGTGCAGAACAGGCTCGGCGGGCGGTTCGTCCACCTGTCGTGGGGCACGGTCGACGAGAACGGCCTCTTCTCGATGTTCCGGCGGGCCAAGCTGATGTTCTCCGACATCGAGGCGGACACCCTGCGGGCAGCCGCACGCTCCGGTCACCTCACCGCCCGGCTGCCGCTCTCCGACGCCAAGGGCCAGCCGCTCTGCGCCCGGGTCAGGCCCCCGGTCGTCGAGTGGTCCGCCACCGCGCCGGAGTAG